ACTCTTTCATAATCTTCACAGCTTCATCGGTGAGTCTTTGATCTTCTGCTAAGCCTAAGTAATTGTTGGAAGAAGCCATGATGCTTTCCATTCCATCTACGTAAGATCTCCCTAGAGTCGAGGGAGAGATGGTTCTAAGCTGTCTGTATAACCTCTGATCCTTAATTGTGTCCACTTCCTGTGCCAGCCACTCATGAGTTTGTCGCAGCAACGTGAAGCGCCTCCTCCGATGTAATACTCTCAATGGCTTGTTTCATAATCTGAACCATTTCCTTTAACTCTTCTTCTGTACTGGCTAGAGGCGGCATAAAGACGACTACATCTCCGGTAGGTCTTGTCAAAAGGCCTAATTCCCGCATCTTTAATGAGGCTTTATAGGCTGCTCTTCTTTCAAAAGGAAAAGGCTCCTTCGTATTCTTATCGTAAACGAGCTCAATCCCGCACATGAAGCCAAGCTGACGGATGTCTCCGATATGAGGGAGGTCGATCAAATCTTCGAATAATTCATGTAAATACTCAGACTTTCTCGCAACCCGCTGAGTGATATGGTCTTTCTCAAATAATTGGAGGTTGGCCAGTGCTGCTGCACAGCCAAGCTGATTGCCGGTATACGAATGACCATGAAAGAAAGTCTTCAGGTTTGTATAGTCATCATAAAAAGCCTCATAAATTTTTTCTGTTGTGTATGTAATGGCAATAGGCAGGTAGCCCCCGGTAATTCCTTTTCCTGCTGCCATGAGATCCGGTTCGACACCTTCATGCTCACAGGCAAACATCTTCCCAGTACGACCGAAGCCTGTCGCTACTTCATCAATAATCATGAGAACATTGTATTTAGTGCATAGTTCCCGAACACCGGCTAAGTAACCTTCCGGCATGACTATCATGCCGCCGGCCCCCTGGACCATTGATTCAATGGTTAACCCGGCAATCTCCTGATGATGCTCTTTTAATAAGGTCTCAAGTGTTTCAAGTGCTTCATCACGGCATTTCTCAGCGTCCTCTTCAGGGTAGCGGTAGACATGAGGAACCGTTGTTTTATACCCTTCAAACATTAAAGGACCGTACACCTTATGAAAAATATCAATGGCTCCGACACTAACTGCCCCAATTGTATCTCCGTGATATCCATTCTTTATCGAAATGAATTTCTGTTTGTTGGTCTCACCAATATTCTGCCAATATTGATAGGCCATCTTTACAGCAATTTCAACGGCTTCTGCCCCGCTGTCAGAATAAAAGACTCTGCTTACGGAATCAGGAGCAATTTTGACTAGTTCTTCCGCTAATTCGGTAGCCGGAACATTCGTCATTCCGAGTAAGGTAGAATGGGCAATCTTATTCAACTGAGCGCGGACAGCATCATCCAGCTCTTTCTTTCGGTGTCCATGTACATTCAGCCAGACAGATGAAAAAGCATCAAAATATTCTTTTCCATTAATATCCTTCACTTTAATCCCTTTACCGCTTTCAATAATTAATGGCTCGTCATCATAATCTTTCATTTGTGTAAACGGCAGCCACAAGTATTTTTTACTCTTGTCTATTAAGTCCATTCTTCTCCTCCGTTTCTATTAAGCCAAGTATCTATTTCATCAGATTTTGTAAAAAGTTTATTCTTTCAATATAACCTTTCTTCATGCATGGGGACCGCTAAGTGCAGTTAAGTCGTATAATCCTCTATCCTTCCAGAGTCTATCAAATCCCTTCACGATTAATGTTAACTATTTATTTTTTAAGTTTACATTATCTGATCGATTTTTCAAGGAGGTTTAACTTATATGTTAACCTAAAATATAATAAGTTGACATATAGAAGCCCCTTCTTCTATGCTTATTTTATAAAAGAGAGGAGGTAAAGAATGGAAAATAAGAGCCGGTGAAGCCTGCTAGAATAATCAAGATTCGTGGATTACCGACTTGTTAAAACTTTCACTTTAAAAGAGCATTTAGGAATTAGATAAAGGTGGGATTGGATGCAAAATTGGAAGCTATTAGCTGAAAAAGTCCTTGAGGGTAATGAAATAACGAATGAAGAGGCACTCGCTGTTTTAGAGTGTCCAGAAGAGGAATTACTAGAGTTGTTACATAGTGCGTATCAGGTTCGCAAGCATTACTACGGGAACAAGGTTAAATTAAACATGATCATTAATACAAAATCAGGGTTTTGCCCTGAAAACTGCGGGTACTGTGCCCAATCCAGGGATTCTACTGCTCCCATTCAAAAATACCGCATGATGGACAAGGACACGATCATTGAGGGGGCCGAGCAAGCCCACCGCCTTAAGTCAGGAACGTACTGCATCGTGG
This window of the Halobacillus sp. Marseille-Q1614 genome carries:
- the bioA gene encoding adenosylmethionine--8-amino-7-oxononanoate transaminase, which produces MDLIDKSKKYLWLPFTQMKDYDDEPLIIESGKGIKVKDINGKEYFDAFSSVWLNVHGHRKKELDDAVRAQLNKIAHSTLLGMTNVPATELAEELVKIAPDSVSRVFYSDSGAEAVEIAVKMAYQYWQNIGETNKQKFISIKNGYHGDTIGAVSVGAIDIFHKVYGPLMFEGYKTTVPHVYRYPEEDAEKCRDEALETLETLLKEHHQEIAGLTIESMVQGAGGMIVMPEGYLAGVRELCTKYNVLMIIDEVATGFGRTGKMFACEHEGVEPDLMAAGKGITGGYLPIAITYTTEKIYEAFYDDYTNLKTFFHGHSYTGNQLGCAAALANLQLFEKDHITQRVARKSEYLHELFEDLIDLPHIGDIRQLGFMCGIELVYDKNTKEPFPFERRAAYKASLKMRELGLLTRPTGDVVVFMPPLASTEEELKEMVQIMKQAIESITSEEALHVAATNS